CATGGCCACTGATGTCCTCTCAAAAGGGCACTTAACCACTATTTTTTCACCCTTGGGAGATCAGTGGAGAAAAATGAAGAGAGTCATGGTTAGCGAGGTGCTTTCACGTGAAAGACATCGATGGCTTCACGAGAAAAGAGTTGAAGAAGCTGATAACCTCGTGCGTTACGTACTTAACCAATGCAAAAATGGTGATGAAGGCGGCCTGGTGGACTTAAGACTGGTTGCCCGACACTATTGTTGCAGTGTGATGAAGAAGTTGATCTTTAATGGAGGATACTTGGGAGAAGGGAAAGCAGATGGTGGACCTGGTTTTGAGGAAGAAGAATACGTCGACGCCATTCTCGCTTTAGTCATTCATCTTTATTCCTTTTGTATATCCGATTACTGGCCATTTTTGAGAGGCCTCGACCTGGAGGGGCATGAGAAAATCGTGCAGGACGCAACTAGGATTCTAGAGAAATATAACAATCCCATTATTGAAGACAGGATTCAACAATGGAGAGATGGCAAGAAACATGAACCTCAAGACTTGCTTGATGTTTTGGTTTCTTTAACGGATGACAATGGTACCCCACTACTGTCCGCGGACGAGATCAAAGCTCTAGTTAATGTACGTCTTTCCTTCACTTTAATCGTTTTTGAGCAAAATATAAGCCACCAACAcgttaatgtttattaaaaatggaTTACTAAGACATGACAATAACCTAAATGTGATATAATATACACGTGTTATCATAGAAAATCAATCCTGTATATTGATAGTCTCTTTTTCAACTTAATTTTCAGGAAATTATGATTGCTTCAGTGGATAATCCATCCAATAACTTAGAATGGGCACTTGCGGAGATGTTAAATAAACCAGAGACGCTACAAAAGGCCAGAGACGAATTAGATACTGTGGTTGGAAAACATAGGTTAATACAAGAATCTGATGTCCCACAACTTAACTATACTAAGGCATGCGCCAGAGAAGCCTTTAGACTCCATCCTGTTGCACCATTTAGCCCTCCTCACGTGTCCGTGACTGATACAACAGTGGGCGACTACTTCATCCCTAAGGGTAGCCATGTGATAGTTAGTCGGATTGGGCTTGGTCGAAACCCTAAAGTTTGGGACGAGCCAGGCGAGTTCAAGCCAGAACGTCACCTCCAGGATTGTAATAAAGGCCAAGAAGTGGTGCTTAAAGAGCCAGATATGCGGTTGTTTACATTCGGTAGAGGAAGGAGAG
The Gossypium hirsutum isolate 1008001.06 chromosome A07, Gossypium_hirsutum_v2.1, whole genome shotgun sequence genome window above contains:
- the LOC107892099 gene encoding phenylalanine N-monooxygenase CYP79D16, whose amino-acid sequence is MEICYSMFIAPFTTILSFSTLLVFITFALCHLFKLQWQRNAQKHKQPSLPPGPKPWPIVGNLPELIINKKKTSVSHWIHSFMKEMNTEIACIRLGNVHVIPVTCPEISLQFMGKQDAIFASRPLTMATDVLSKGHLTTIFSPLGDQWRKMKRVMVSEVLSRERHRWLHEKRVEEADNLVRYVLNQCKNGDEGGLVDLRLVARHYCCSVMKKLIFNGGYLGEGKADGGPGFEEEEYVDAILALVIHLYSFCISDYWPFLRGLDLEGHEKIVQDATRILEKYNNPIIEDRIQQWRDGKKHEPQDLLDVLVSLTDDNGTPLLSADEIKALVNEIMIASVDNPSNNLEWALAEMLNKPETLQKARDELDTVVGKHRLIQESDVPQLNYTKACAREAFRLHPVAPFSPPHVSVTDTTVGDYFIPKGSHVIVSRIGLGRNPKVWDEPGEFKPERHLQDCNKGQEVVLKEPDMRLFTFGRGRRGCPGVVLGSLMTTMLFARLLQGFDWSIPTNQGTIDLCPGRGVPFLAKPLLAVAKPRLPPHVYSFSTESEIQCLTS